In the Micromonospora narathiwatensis genome, one interval contains:
- a CDS encoding asparaginase: protein MSSTPTTPRPKVVVFGLGGTIAMTSGTGEGVSPTLSAHDLVNAVPGLASTGIDIKVVDFRRRPGASLTLTDITALATAAARELAAGAAGIVVTQGTDTIEETAYLLDLLHKRPEPVVVTGAMRNPTMAGADGPANLLAAIQTAASPAALDQGCLVVLADEIHAARWVAKTHSTNGATFRSPDTGPIGYVMEGDVRLLARVPYRLATPIPSQAERARVGLYTVSLDDDPTLLDAIGQHCDGFVVAGFGVGHVPEPLVQPLTTLAARIPVVLTSRTPAGPTLTRTYGFPGSERDLLTRGLIPAGWLHPYKARILLRTLLAAQAKPQDIAPAFAVAGNLDEPASWPWPTSTLTGDRTEETAAHA, encoded by the coding sequence GTGTCCTCGACCCCGACAACACCGAGGCCGAAGGTAGTGGTGTTCGGCCTCGGCGGCACGATCGCCATGACCAGCGGCACCGGCGAAGGCGTCAGTCCCACCCTGTCCGCACACGACCTGGTTAACGCCGTACCAGGGCTGGCCTCGACTGGAATCGACATCAAGGTGGTGGACTTCCGCCGCCGCCCCGGGGCATCCCTCACGCTGACGGACATCACCGCGCTCGCCACCGCAGCGGCCCGCGAACTCGCCGCAGGCGCGGCCGGAATCGTTGTCACCCAGGGCACCGACACGATCGAGGAGACCGCGTACCTACTCGACCTGCTACACAAGCGGCCCGAACCCGTGGTCGTCACCGGCGCGATGCGTAACCCCACCATGGCCGGCGCCGACGGACCCGCCAACCTCCTCGCCGCCATCCAGACCGCTGCCTCCCCAGCCGCCCTGGACCAAGGTTGCCTCGTCGTCCTCGCCGACGAGATTCATGCCGCCCGCTGGGTCGCCAAGACCCACTCCACCAACGGTGCCACCTTTCGCTCGCCGGACACCGGCCCTATCGGATACGTGATGGAAGGTGACGTAAGGCTGCTGGCCCGCGTGCCGTACCGGCTCGCCACCCCTATCCCGAGCCAGGCCGAACGCGCCCGTGTCGGCCTCTACACCGTCAGCCTCGACGACGACCCCACCCTCCTCGACGCCATCGGCCAGCACTGCGACGGCTTCGTCGTCGCAGGATTCGGAGTCGGCCACGTACCCGAACCCCTCGTCCAGCCCCTCACCACCCTCGCCGCACGGATCCCCGTCGTCCTCACCTCCCGCACCCCGGCCGGCCCGACCCTCACCCGCACCTACGGCTTCCCCGGCTCCGAGCGCGACCTCCTCACCCGCGGACTCATCCCCGCGGGCTGGCTGCACCCCTACAAAGCCCGCATCCTGCTTCGCACGCTCCTGGCCGCCCAGGCCAAGCCACAGGACATCGCCCCAGCATTCGCCGTCGCGGGCAACCTCGATGAACCCGCCTCTTGGCCCTGGCCAACATCAACCCTGACCGGCGATCGGACGGAGGAAACCGCGGCACATGCGTAG
- a CDS encoding Imm1 family immunity protein — translation MMEGWRLQGHHDPLAGDQGQLLAVVTNGTRALVMVLDEPGDAGEHAIDPTATGKQGGYVLSNGQHETYDAQDTVPLEQALVIVEHLIDHGRPPTGVGWHVDR, via the coding sequence ATGATGGAGGGGTGGCGTCTGCAGGGTCACCATGATCCCTTAGCCGGCGACCAGGGACAGCTGTTGGCTGTCGTGACCAACGGGACCCGTGCCCTGGTTATGGTCCTTGACGAGCCCGGCGATGCCGGCGAGCACGCGATCGACCCGACGGCGACCGGCAAGCAGGGCGGATATGTGTTGAGCAACGGACAGCACGAGACCTACGACGCCCAGGATACAGTTCCGCTGGAACAAGCCCTCGTGATCGTCGAACACCTCATCGATCACGGTCGGCCGCCTACCGGAGTTGGCTGGCACGTCGACCGGTAA
- a CDS encoding beta/alpha barrel domain-containing protein, with protein sequence MTDWIVRIVFASTPPVIKASKTRRSPAVLEWKVVDQRTDAMLVATQVIRRRTAGSALSSAAQTLEWIRSAADEAVDPVSISVRPEGAPEEVPELVTIAEIAAHLGVSRQRAQQLSKQSWFPRPVARTRSGPIYTLAEVQQVQRMRETVKGRNYAFFAPGRTDDSA encoded by the coding sequence ATGACCGATTGGATAGTTCGGATTGTTTTTGCCAGCACCCCACCTGTGATCAAGGCCTCCAAGACACGAAGGAGCCCGGCAGTACTGGAATGGAAGGTGGTCGATCAACGGACTGACGCGATGTTGGTGGCAACCCAGGTGATTCGTCGCAGAACGGCCGGGTCTGCGCTGTCAAGCGCTGCACAGACACTGGAGTGGATCCGGTCGGCCGCAGACGAAGCAGTCGATCCCGTATCGATCTCAGTCCGACCTGAAGGTGCACCGGAAGAGGTGCCGGAACTTGTGACCATCGCCGAAATAGCCGCACATCTCGGCGTTTCACGGCAACGAGCCCAGCAGTTATCAAAGCAGTCCTGGTTCCCGCGCCCTGTAGCTCGAACGAGGAGTGGGCCGATTTACACCCTTGCCGAAGTGCAGCAGGTGCAGCGCATGCGCGAGACCGTAAAGGGCAGAAACTATGCATTTTTTGCACCAGGCCGTACCGATGATAGCGCTTGA
- a CDS encoding CBS domain-containing protein, which translates to MDIRFVRVRELVPDDQEILDVLVGTPVADALRLMRSHNVDQLPVRTSHGHVVGVFSHRSLARGLPYVPGQNPLVAPVDDLVEDLPFVASSERMEKVLEPLATDNAVLIGDEERLLAVVTPADLNRFLWRRTQPFLLLRDIELGVRDLMSSCCAADDLAASITAALPADVEVAKPRLENLTWSQLTTVLLHDANFGRFFRHRFGRNRGIVKVTLEPVREIRNKVFHFRGEILPEEVQSLSEAVTWVRRRAIMSGGGR; encoded by the coding sequence ATGGACATCAGGTTCGTCCGGGTTCGCGAGCTCGTCCCAGACGATCAGGAGATCCTTGACGTCCTGGTGGGAACGCCGGTCGCCGATGCTTTGCGCCTGATGCGCTCGCACAATGTGGACCAGTTGCCCGTCCGGACCTCGCACGGTCACGTGGTCGGGGTGTTCAGCCATCGGTCACTAGCCCGGGGCCTCCCGTATGTCCCGGGGCAGAACCCGCTGGTGGCGCCGGTGGACGATCTGGTTGAGGATCTGCCCTTCGTGGCGTCGTCGGAGCGGATGGAAAAAGTGCTCGAGCCGCTGGCCACCGACAACGCGGTCCTTATCGGCGATGAGGAGCGGCTGCTCGCCGTCGTGACACCCGCCGATCTCAACCGGTTCCTGTGGCGGCGTACCCAGCCGTTCCTGCTGCTGCGGGACATCGAGCTTGGCGTACGCGACCTGATGAGCTCTTGCTGTGCCGCTGACGACCTGGCAGCGTCGATCACCGCAGCGCTGCCCGCGGATGTCGAGGTTGCGAAGCCCCGCCTGGAGAACCTGACCTGGTCCCAGCTCACCACAGTGCTGCTACACGACGCCAACTTTGGCCGGTTCTTTCGGCACCGCTTCGGGCGGAACCGGGGGATCGTGAAGGTCACCCTGGAACCAGTCCGCGAGATCAGGAACAAGGTGTTCCACTTCCGTGGCGAGATCCTGCCCGAGGAGGTGCAGAGCTTGTCCGAGGCCGTGACCTGGGTCCGGCGCCGCGCCATCATGAGCGGTGGCGGCCGGTGA
- a CDS encoding DEAD/DEAH box helicase, translating into MRYLYVHQRDLLEKLRDPSCPRAGVVLAPPGAGIRTAVLQHAAAVAPTSLVMVVTRTVVEARQWAVRLADRGVVVRLLAGAPDALELLESLDHPRDGVIVTTFSRLQSGPSRRALASVRPDLLIWDDPAASLPVQLGDQARQVVVLASPGDGQRWAQWPVLLAVGTEVLPDRGHPTVREVPFEVSREELELRTEARALLRSLGVKPPQPWSDSLPSLHAWLLARATEAGEHLSTRVWAVLDRIENVPPDDDRRDVLRRTLAGVASLSRPCLVVAPTPADAVYTADQLAGSALAPVPVIDATLSAADRRGVLAGLALGQCVVATPVLDDVWHELPIGCVLVLLPFPDGSGLPGRIVDAVEDIPGLDIIRLREVPSPAAG; encoded by the coding sequence GTGAGGTACCTGTACGTGCATCAGCGAGACCTGTTGGAAAAGCTCCGGGACCCGTCGTGCCCGCGGGCCGGTGTGGTCCTCGCACCCCCCGGCGCTGGCATCCGCACCGCTGTCCTCCAGCACGCGGCCGCCGTCGCCCCGACGTCGCTTGTGATGGTGGTGACGCGGACCGTCGTAGAGGCCCGCCAGTGGGCCGTCCGGCTCGCGGACCGGGGCGTGGTGGTGCGACTGCTCGCCGGCGCCCCCGACGCGCTGGAACTGCTGGAGAGCCTCGACCACCCGCGGGATGGCGTTATCGTGACGACCTTCAGCCGGCTGCAGAGCGGACCGAGCCGGCGGGCGCTGGCAAGCGTGCGCCCCGACCTGCTGATATGGGACGACCCGGCCGCCTCGCTGCCGGTCCAGCTCGGTGACCAGGCTCGACAGGTGGTGGTCTTGGCCTCCCCTGGCGACGGGCAGCGTTGGGCACAGTGGCCGGTGCTGCTGGCCGTCGGCACCGAGGTCTTGCCCGATCGCGGCCACCCGACCGTGCGTGAGGTGCCGTTCGAGGTGAGCCGCGAGGAACTGGAACTCCGCACGGAGGCTCGGGCGCTGCTCCGGAGCCTCGGCGTCAAGCCCCCGCAGCCGTGGAGCGACAGCTTGCCGTCGTTGCACGCCTGGTTGCTGGCGCGTGCTACGGAGGCAGGCGAGCACCTGTCCACCCGAGTATGGGCGGTCCTCGACCGGATCGAGAATGTGCCGCCCGACGACGATCGACGGGACGTCCTGCGCCGCACGCTCGCCGGAGTCGCATCGCTGTCCCGGCCCTGCCTCGTCGTCGCTCCCACGCCCGCCGACGCCGTCTATACCGCCGACCAGCTCGCCGGGTCGGCGTTAGCGCCGGTTCCCGTCATCGACGCGACGCTATCCGCAGCGGACAGGCGAGGCGTGCTGGCTGGCCTCGCGCTGGGGCAATGCGTGGTCGCCACTCCTGTCCTGGACGACGTGTGGCACGAGCTGCCGATCGGCTGCGTCCTCGTACTGCTGCCCTTCCCAGATGGGAGCGGCCTGCCGGGCCGGATCGTGGACGCCGTGGAGGACATCCCGGGGCTCGACATCATCCGGCTGCGGGAGGTCCCGTCCCCCGCCGCCGGATGA
- a CDS encoding DUF397 domain-containing protein, whose product MTTPERTWRKSSHSDDGNCVEVALADDAVLTRDSKEPDGLMLRFDPHRWRSFVEDICDGGFQRPDTPE is encoded by the coding sequence ATGACTACGCCAGAGCGCACCTGGCGCAAGTCCAGCCACAGCGACGACGGCAACTGTGTCGAGGTCGCCTTAGCTGACGACGCGGTCCTGACGCGCGACTCGAAAGAGCCTGACGGGCTGATGCTGCGGTTCGACCCGCATCGGTGGCGATCCTTCGTCGAAGACATTTGCGACGGCGGATTCCAGCGTCCGGACACGCCCGAGTGA
- a CDS encoding helix-turn-helix domain-containing protein: protein MSRGELADAVNSALHQLYPDRDISAHYVDNRWVGKLERGEHRWPSDERRAALRHALGVATDIDLDLFIPRRTSSNQVRALGPRMPPARPVPRSDLPPAGDLLQLAAPLGRGLLPAGETRWGRVVMAPGGQHFPGAAIDVELYPAVDDGRVLATITHADTEQRWRRSVQRRLILGRVDDTPDRVGVFALDSRRAYRHLVGAERDARLLIPRVYQLDAITAGVLWAVANLDLSLLLDDARLDAAQAAASSYKDMAASAASHDIAEDLDPVSRLWIGSAFCADHIRRHYHLLSDVPVYWTREQRGEEASTWLLFRHKLSYLRDTAMQFRSASQPMIRMFCLPSHAVAASSMSERILLLLAVALMESFGIHTAVTDDPEYTTLPGLVMDKQRAIMATWIRADDVWHVDATEHRNTIAAYRDALGHVQAHSVTANDTPGGRLRHLADYLNLDWHWLQNRCADLGQYGFAGLAEPRSRLLSLDGVDQACRFIGTLP, encoded by the coding sequence ATGTCCCGCGGCGAGTTGGCCGATGCGGTCAACAGCGCCTTGCACCAGCTTTACCCGGATCGAGATATCTCCGCCCATTACGTCGACAATCGCTGGGTGGGCAAGCTGGAACGTGGGGAGCATCGCTGGCCCAGCGACGAACGGCGGGCCGCCCTTCGGCACGCCCTCGGAGTCGCCACCGACATCGACCTTGACCTCTTCATCCCGCGGCGCACCAGCAGCAATCAGGTGAGAGCCCTTGGCCCCCGGATGCCGCCTGCCCGGCCCGTTCCACGATCAGACCTGCCTCCTGCTGGCGACCTGCTGCAACTCGCGGCACCCCTTGGACGGGGTCTGCTACCTGCCGGTGAAACAAGGTGGGGTCGAGTGGTTATGGCGCCGGGAGGACAGCACTTTCCTGGCGCGGCGATCGATGTCGAGTTGTACCCAGCCGTCGACGACGGTCGCGTCCTCGCGACGATCACCCACGCGGACACAGAGCAGAGATGGCGCCGGTCTGTTCAGCGGCGGCTCATCCTGGGGCGTGTCGACGACACGCCGGATCGCGTCGGTGTCTTCGCGCTCGACTCTCGGCGGGCATACCGGCACCTAGTCGGAGCTGAGCGGGACGCCCGGCTGCTCATCCCTCGCGTGTACCAGCTCGACGCGATCACCGCCGGGGTCCTGTGGGCGGTGGCGAACCTCGACCTATCGCTGCTGCTGGACGACGCCCGCTTGGACGCCGCTCAGGCTGCCGCATCGTCCTACAAGGACATGGCGGCGTCGGCTGCCAGCCACGACATCGCAGAAGACTTGGATCCGGTGTCGCGGCTGTGGATCGGATCGGCGTTCTGCGCCGACCACATCCGCCGCCACTACCATCTCCTGTCCGACGTGCCCGTCTACTGGACGCGGGAGCAACGCGGGGAGGAGGCCAGCACATGGCTGCTGTTCCGCCACAAGCTGAGCTATCTACGCGACACCGCCATGCAGTTCCGAAGCGCTTCTCAACCGATGATCAGGATGTTCTGCCTTCCCTCGCACGCGGTGGCCGCCTCGTCGATGTCCGAACGGATTTTGCTGCTGCTCGCCGTGGCGTTGATGGAATCCTTCGGGATCCACACCGCAGTAACGGACGACCCGGAGTACACCACGCTGCCCGGACTCGTGATGGACAAGCAGCGTGCAATTATGGCCACCTGGATTCGCGCCGACGACGTCTGGCATGTTGACGCCACCGAGCACCGCAACACCATCGCCGCCTACCGCGACGCTCTCGGCCACGTGCAGGCTCACTCCGTGACCGCCAACGACACGCCCGGCGGACGGCTACGCCACCTGGCCGACTACCTGAACCTCGACTGGCACTGGCTGCAAAACCGCTGCGCCGACCTCGGCCAATATGGCTTCGCCGGCCTCGCCGAGCCCCGCAGCCGTCTACTCTCCCTCGACGGCGTCGACCAAGCATGCCGCTTCATCGGCACCCTGCCGTAA
- a CDS encoding PPC domain-containing DNA-binding protein — protein MRSHDLTPGRTIGVVFDHGDDFFTALADACRAHDIKQGYIPMFIAGLSTAKIVGTCQRLDNPDAPIWTHVDLTNVEALGGGTIAWDDTNQKILPHIHLTAGLKEHSATAHTSHLLDATVQFLTEMLIIEINSPTMRRLPNTDLYDVPQLHLG, from the coding sequence ATGCGTAGCCACGACCTGACCCCAGGGCGGACGATCGGTGTCGTCTTCGACCATGGTGACGATTTCTTCACCGCCCTCGCCGACGCCTGCCGCGCCCACGACATCAAACAGGGCTATATCCCCATGTTCATCGCGGGGCTCTCCACGGCCAAGATCGTCGGCACGTGCCAACGTCTCGATAATCCCGACGCCCCCATCTGGACGCACGTCGACCTAACCAACGTCGAAGCGCTCGGCGGCGGCACCATCGCCTGGGACGACACCAACCAGAAGATCCTCCCCCACATCCACCTCACCGCCGGACTCAAGGAACACAGCGCCACCGCACACACCAGTCACCTACTGGACGCCACCGTCCAATTTCTCACCGAAATGCTGATCATCGAGATCAACTCGCCCACCATGCGCCGGCTACCCAACACCGACCTGTACGACGTACCGCAACTGCACCTCGGATAG
- a CDS encoding DUF6584 family protein → MSDGLARARADLAAGRPWKALDRLNGVLAHRQDHEVLDLLATVHYEMRDLPASGALWFVLGRDDEAAQRSISAWSEQHRSDIARWHSIPGPVRRKVSTEQLEGLRRAARQADKGGTRDIAPVGEPSARWEGIVFGGCAITAVVWFLAMVGIGMWTVFRWIWD, encoded by the coding sequence GTGAGCGACGGACTAGCACGTGCGCGCGCCGATCTAGCTGCCGGTCGTCCCTGGAAGGCGCTTGACCGGCTGAACGGCGTCCTTGCGCATCGTCAGGATCACGAGGTGCTCGACCTTCTGGCCACGGTTCACTACGAGATGCGAGACCTGCCCGCCTCAGGTGCTCTTTGGTTCGTCCTTGGCCGCGACGATGAGGCAGCACAACGCTCGATCTCGGCCTGGTCGGAGCAGCACCGGAGTGACATCGCACGTTGGCACAGCATCCCCGGCCCGGTCCGGCGCAAAGTCAGCACCGAGCAGCTAGAAGGCCTGAGGCGAGCGGCCCGGCAAGCGGACAAGGGCGGAACGCGGGACATTGCCCCGGTTGGCGAACCCAGCGCACGGTGGGAGGGGATCGTGTTCGGGGGATGCGCCATCACTGCCGTTGTCTGGTTCCTAGCGATGGTGGGCATCGGGATGTGGACGGTCTTCCGTTGGATATGGGATTGA
- a CDS encoding CHAT domain-containing tetratricopeptide repeat protein: MNEVPSADEAAEAEAVERFRKASTEGHSLQARYLNDVYAVSIDSYLRTGERALLDQALQAARAGLLAAECDLLDRSLALCNLANALKQSYELTDDLTDLDRAVNALTAAAEASPRQHFDHAMIQSSLGDALLSRFDRLGNRDDLDRAIEAAAAATRTAWEGDLLRTMYFERLSAAHCRRWARTGNGSGLDAAVSAARDSVRTAARGSHEAAVATSRLSIALLERFKHRTNRLDLDAAINAAREAVRMTADSEHPDAVVLQQASFALTARHALTGAKEDIDEAIEAAAAAVDATPEDSRIRTECQSILGSLYHERFSRHGTRADLDRAVEFQQLVVQAVPADHATRAAYLSNLGLALKDRYQWRGDLADLDSAIVFLAEAVDRTPLDDPDRAASLTNLALALEGRYEAAHRDEDARNAVAAAREAVSVTPLGHPAAPGRLSNLSGALNALHQVTGSADTLRQAVQVCQEAVDATPDPHADLPGRLSNLGMLLQQLADVTADPELLRRSLAANLRAVEATPDNHPDAVGRQLNLASAERSRFLRTRDPAAAEVAMRRFAAAAQSRSGPPSARIDAAVAWGELAVDGAAPETAAEAHRLALALQSDLVSYGLARDARERHLAERVGLGSDGGACEIMAGHPGRAVELIEQGRAVLWSQQLDLRQDLTALRAVAPDLADGLEKVNVELRELELAYRHGQQGYEAIVSGQAATNSGPSMHRERPVDHVRWTRDATNLAADRREALARERDEIVGKIRANPGFEDFQRPPRLETLLPAADRGPVVIVNVSRWRCDALLVHKSGVTARKLDGLTLNEAASRANAYLGVLQAAELADQAYLAVREPAGDESPREAAKRHRAAAKAVEAAYQKVDETLADLQAWMWDAIAGPVLDQLGLTGTPDGPAESWPRVWWCLTGPLTVLPVHTAGYHGRPGGRTVLDRVVSSYTPTLRALADARCDDGQRDDDTHDRLLLVDVPDLPGLVPIDNADEQKALLTAFPEQRRTVLDTSIATPVAVRAELSGHRWVHFSCHGDQHLNDPSRGGLLLRDGMLTVADITAGEFRGDFAGLSACKTAVGGVNLPDEAITLAAALHYTGYRHVIAALWSVDNQASAEVFRALYRTIATEGRLDPDMAPAALHEALRFARDRRPEWPHRWTPFIHTGP, from the coding sequence GTGAACGAAGTGCCTAGTGCTGATGAAGCCGCCGAGGCGGAGGCTGTCGAGCGTTTCCGGAAGGCGTCGACGGAAGGTCACTCGCTGCAGGCGAGGTACTTGAATGACGTATATGCCGTATCTATCGACTCGTACCTTCGCACCGGGGAGCGGGCGCTGCTGGACCAGGCCCTGCAGGCAGCGCGGGCGGGGCTTTTGGCCGCCGAGTGCGATCTGCTGGACCGGTCGTTGGCGCTGTGCAACCTGGCCAACGCGCTAAAACAGTCATATGAACTCACCGATGACCTGACGGACCTTGATCGTGCGGTCAACGCGCTGACCGCCGCTGCGGAAGCCTCACCACGGCAACACTTCGACCACGCGATGATCCAGTCCAGCCTGGGTGATGCCCTACTGTCGCGGTTCGACCGCTTGGGCAACCGCGATGATCTGGATCGTGCCATCGAAGCCGCAGCGGCGGCCACCCGTACAGCTTGGGAGGGCGATCTACTTAGAACGATGTACTTCGAGCGCCTCAGCGCGGCTCACTGCCGACGATGGGCGCGCACCGGTAACGGATCCGGCCTAGACGCTGCGGTGTCAGCGGCCCGGGATAGCGTTCGAACCGCAGCCCGGGGAAGCCACGAGGCCGCGGTGGCTACGTCGAGGCTGAGCATCGCACTGCTGGAGCGATTCAAGCACCGCACGAATCGGTTGGATCTCGACGCTGCGATCAACGCGGCCCGGGAGGCGGTCAGGATGACCGCCGACAGCGAACACCCAGATGCCGTCGTCCTCCAACAGGCCAGTTTCGCGCTGACTGCGCGCCATGCATTGACTGGCGCGAAGGAAGACATCGACGAGGCGATCGAAGCCGCAGCCGCAGCAGTCGATGCAACCCCGGAGGACAGCCGCATACGGACGGAGTGCCAGTCCATCCTTGGTTCGCTGTATCACGAGCGCTTCTCCAGGCATGGCACACGCGCGGATCTCGACCGTGCGGTGGAGTTTCAACAGTTGGTCGTGCAGGCCGTGCCTGCCGACCACGCCACACGCGCTGCCTACCTGTCCAACCTCGGCCTGGCGCTCAAGGACCGCTACCAGTGGCGCGGCGACCTAGCCGACCTCGACTCGGCAATCGTGTTCTTGGCCGAGGCGGTCGATAGGACCCCCCTCGACGATCCCGACCGGGCCGCCTCCCTTACCAACTTGGCATTGGCCCTAGAAGGTCGGTACGAAGCTGCCCATCGCGACGAGGACGCCCGAAATGCGGTCGCGGCGGCGCGGGAGGCCGTTTCGGTAACTCCGCTGGGGCATCCGGCGGCACCGGGCCGGCTGTCCAACCTCAGCGGGGCACTAAACGCCCTTCACCAGGTCACTGGATCGGCCGACACGCTGCGGCAGGCGGTCCAGGTCTGCCAGGAGGCCGTCGACGCGACGCCGGATCCGCATGCGGATTTGCCAGGCCGGCTGTCCAACCTCGGGATGCTGCTGCAACAACTCGCCGACGTGACAGCCGACCCGGAGCTACTGAGACGTTCGTTGGCGGCCAACCTGCGCGCCGTGGAGGCGACCCCGGACAACCATCCCGACGCGGTGGGGCGCCAGCTCAACCTGGCCAGCGCCGAACGGTCCCGCTTCCTACGCACCCGCGACCCGGCTGCGGCGGAAGTCGCGATGCGGCGCTTTGCGGCGGCGGCGCAAAGTCGGTCCGGCCCGCCGTCGGCTCGCATCGATGCCGCCGTTGCATGGGGTGAGCTGGCCGTCGACGGCGCAGCGCCGGAGACGGCGGCCGAAGCACACCGGCTCGCGTTGGCACTTCAGTCCGACCTTGTCTCGTACGGCCTCGCCCGCGACGCCAGGGAGCGGCACCTGGCCGAGCGCGTGGGTCTGGGCTCCGACGGCGGCGCGTGCGAGATTATGGCTGGGCACCCTGGTAGGGCAGTCGAACTGATCGAGCAAGGGCGGGCCGTGCTGTGGTCCCAGCAGCTCGACCTGCGGCAGGATCTGACCGCTCTGCGGGCTGTCGCCCCGGATCTTGCTGACGGCCTAGAAAAGGTAAATGTGGAGCTGCGCGAGCTTGAGCTGGCGTACCGGCACGGGCAGCAGGGCTATGAGGCGATCGTGTCCGGCCAGGCTGCGACGAACAGCGGACCGTCGATGCACAGGGAACGGCCGGTCGACCACGTCCGCTGGACCCGGGACGCGACAAACCTTGCCGCTGACCGGCGGGAGGCGCTTGCCCGCGAGCGGGACGAGATCGTTGGCAAGATCCGCGCAAATCCGGGCTTCGAGGACTTCCAACGGCCACCGCGCCTTGAGACGCTGCTGCCAGCCGCCGATCGCGGGCCCGTCGTGATCGTGAACGTGAGCCGATGGCGGTGCGATGCCCTCCTCGTACACAAAAGTGGCGTAACCGCACGGAAGCTGGACGGTCTCACCCTGAACGAGGCCGCTTCGCGAGCCAACGCCTATCTGGGCGTGCTACAAGCCGCCGAACTCGCCGATCAGGCGTATCTAGCCGTACGCGAGCCAGCCGGCGACGAGTCGCCGCGCGAGGCGGCAAAGCGACACCGCGCGGCGGCGAAGGCTGTCGAGGCCGCCTACCAGAAAGTCGACGAAACCCTCGCCGATCTGCAGGCCTGGATGTGGGACGCCATCGCCGGACCGGTGCTCGACCAGCTCGGCCTGACCGGAACGCCCGACGGCCCGGCGGAATCCTGGCCGCGCGTCTGGTGGTGCCTGACCGGGCCCCTGACCGTCCTTCCCGTGCACACCGCTGGCTACCACGGCCGACCCGGTGGGCGCACCGTGCTCGACCGGGTCGTCTCCTCCTACACACCGACGTTGCGAGCCCTCGCCGACGCCCGATGCGACGACGGCCAACGTGACGATGACACCCACGACCGCCTCCTGCTCGTCGACGTTCCCGACCTGCCGGGGCTGGTGCCCATCGACAACGCCGACGAGCAGAAGGCACTGCTCACCGCCTTTCCCGAGCAACGGCGCACAGTCCTCGACACCTCGATAGCCACGCCAGTTGCTGTGCGAGCCGAGCTGTCCGGGCACCGATGGGTGCACTTCAGCTGCCATGGCGACCAGCACCTCAACGACCCGTCCCGCGGCGGGCTACTGCTGCGCGACGGCATGCTGACCGTAGCCGACATAACCGCAGGCGAGTTCCGCGGCGACTTCGCCGGCCTGTCCGCCTGCAAGACCGCGGTCGGCGGCGTCAACCTGCCCGACGAGGCGATTACCCTGGCGGCGGCGCTGCACTACACGGGCTACCGGCACGTCATCGCGGCCCTGTGGTCGGTGGACAACCAGGCATCCGCCGAGGTGTTCCGCGCGCTCTACCGGACTATCGCCACCGAAGGGAGACTCGATCCGGACATGGCGCCGGCAGCGCTACACGAAGCGCTGCGGTTCGCACGTGACCGGCGGCCCGAGTGGCCGCATCGCTGGACCCCGTTCATCCACACCGGACCGTGA